The following are encoded together in the Methylorubrum sp. B1-46 genome:
- a CDS encoding acid-activated periplasmic chaperone HdeA: MRTGSSKTYLLSALAVVLSAGLVQAEISSGKSADKNQEKLASKPLEKVTYEEFNGFEDTFKPKVVAWAAGYKQGQKKPDVVAIDIAGVEKVTPLIAEECRKAPSASLWSKIDGELKKVF, translated from the coding sequence ATGCGCACAGGATCTTCGAAGACTTACCTGCTGTCCGCCCTTGCGGTCGTCTTATCCGCCGGTCTCGTTCAGGCCGAAATCTCTAGCGGGAAGAGCGCCGATAAGAATCAGGAAAAGTTGGCGAGCAAGCCGCTCGAAAAAGTCACCTACGAGGAATTCAACGGGTTCGAAGATACGTTCAAACCAAAAGTCGTCGCCTGGGCCGCAGGCTACAAACAGGGGCAGAAGAAGCCCGATGTGGTGGCGATCGATATCGCTGGAGTCGAGAAGGTCACACCCCTGATCGCTGAAGAGTGCAGGAAGGCGCCGTCCGCTTCGTTGTGGTCGAAGATCGATGGAGAGCTGAAGAAGGTGTTCTGA